Proteins encoded within one genomic window of Deinococcus budaensis:
- a CDS encoding ABC transporter ATP-binding protein has product MPLPPTPASPPPLLDVRGLHTRYGRVEALGGVSLQVQAGHIVSVIGANGAGKTTLLNSVMGVLTPSAGEVLYGGESLRGVPLEARVTRGITLVPERRDLFASMTVADNLQLGAYTRRRGPWRQDLDGVYARFPRLHERRTQIAGTLSGGEQQMLAIGRALMGRPRLLLLDEPSLGLAPLIVRDILRIVQGLRDEGVTILLVEQNARASLAISDEGYVLETGEVRLHGPAHELARNEALSASYLGG; this is encoded by the coding sequence ATGCCCCTTCCCCCGACTCCCGCGTCTCCCCCACCGCTGCTCGACGTGCGCGGCCTGCATACCCGCTACGGCCGGGTCGAGGCGCTGGGCGGCGTCAGCCTTCAGGTTCAGGCCGGGCACATCGTGAGCGTGATCGGCGCCAACGGGGCAGGCAAGACCACCCTGCTGAACTCGGTGATGGGCGTGCTGACCCCCTCGGCAGGCGAGGTGCTGTACGGCGGCGAGTCGCTGCGTGGGGTCCCGCTGGAGGCCCGGGTGACGCGCGGCATCACGCTGGTGCCCGAGCGGCGCGACCTCTTCGCTTCCATGACGGTGGCCGACAACCTGCAACTGGGCGCCTACACCCGCCGCCGCGGGCCGTGGCGGCAGGACCTCGACGGAGTGTACGCCCGCTTTCCCCGGCTGCACGAGCGGCGCACCCAGATTGCGGGCACCTTGTCCGGCGGCGAGCAGCAGATGCTGGCGATTGGCCGGGCGCTGATGGGCCGCCCCCGCCTGCTGCTGCTCGACGAGCCGTCGCTGGGGCTGGCGCCCCTCATCGTGCGCGACATCCTGCGGATCGTGCAGGGCCTGCGTGACGAGGGCGTGACCATCCTGCTGGTCGAGCAGAATGCCCGCGCCAGCCTCGCCATCAGCGACGAGGGCTACGTGCTGGAAACCGGCGAGGTCCGCCTGCACGGCCCTGCCCACGAGCTGGCCCGCAACGAGGCGCTGAGCGCGAGTTATCTGGGAGGCTGA
- a CDS encoding HU family DNA-binding protein, with the protein MLLTMTKKSTKAPAAKKPAASKASARDEGQGRSTRAAGNESGSGKVAKTQLVEMVADKTGLTKKQSEEAVSAMLDVVVDAIRGGQSVGLPGLGTLSVKATAARTGVRPGTSEKIQIPAGKKVAFKVASTLKGNL; encoded by the coding sequence ATGCTGCTCACCATGACGAAAAAGTCGACGAAGGCCCCTGCCGCCAAGAAGCCCGCCGCCAGCAAGGCCAGCGCCCGTGACGAGGGCCAGGGCCGCTCGACCCGCGCCGCCGGAAATGAGAGCGGCAGCGGGAAGGTCGCCAAGACCCAGCTTGTGGAGATGGTCGCCGACAAGACCGGCCTGACCAAGAAGCAGAGCGAGGAGGCCGTCAGCGCGATGCTCGACGTGGTCGTGGACGCCATTCGCGGCGGCCAGAGCGTGGGCCTGCCCGGCCTGGGCACCCTGAGCGTCAAGGCGACCGCTGCCCGCACCGGCGTGCGCCCCGGCACCTCCGAGAAGATCCAGATTCCGGCCGGGAAAAAGGTGGCCTTCAAGGTCGCCAGCACCCTCAAGGGCAACCTCTAA
- a CDS encoding ParB/RepB/Spo0J family partition protein: MTRRARPAIGARLTGLVEGVEALGQPAAATLPVEALQAGTFQPRAHFSPGALEALAQSIREQGVLQPLLVRPLSGGRYEIVAGERRWRAAQLAGLAEVPVLLRDLTDAQAQLAAAVENLQREDLNVIEEVRARLQVAASSLGVPVEEAVARLFALDRRPEEDPEAVARLDAVFGALGRETWRSFVKNRAAVLNLPDDVQQAVRGGLDYRKALIVGRAADPAARAALLEAAAGGATVQDLRAQVTPTRPASRDPVQALARRLADRRTLAGLDAARRRKVERLLGQVAELLDQN, from the coding sequence GTGACCCGCCGCGCCCGGCCCGCCATCGGGGCGAGACTCACCGGGCTGGTGGAGGGGGTCGAAGCGCTGGGGCAACCGGCAGCCGCCACGCTCCCAGTCGAAGCGCTGCAAGCGGGCACCTTTCAGCCGCGCGCGCACTTCTCGCCCGGGGCGTTGGAGGCGCTGGCCCAGAGCATTCGCGAGCAGGGCGTTTTGCAACCGTTGCTGGTGCGGCCTCTGTCCGGGGGGCGTTACGAGATCGTGGCGGGCGAGCGCCGCTGGCGGGCCGCCCAGCTTGCCGGACTGGCCGAGGTGCCGGTGCTGCTGCGCGACCTGACCGACGCTCAGGCCCAGCTCGCCGCCGCCGTCGAGAACCTGCAACGTGAGGACCTCAACGTGATCGAGGAGGTTCGCGCCCGGCTTCAGGTGGCGGCCTCCAGCCTGGGGGTGCCGGTGGAGGAGGCAGTCGCCCGCCTCTTTGCCCTCGACCGCCGCCCCGAGGAAGACCCGGAGGCGGTGGCCCGGCTCGACGCGGTGTTCGGCGCCCTGGGCCGCGAGACGTGGCGTTCTTTCGTGAAAAACCGCGCCGCCGTCCTGAACCTGCCGGACGACGTGCAGCAGGCGGTACGCGGCGGGCTGGACTACCGCAAGGCGCTGATCGTCGGCCGGGCCGCCGACCCGGCGGCGCGGGCGGCGCTGCTTGAGGCGGCGGCTGGGGGCGCGACCGTGCAGGACTTGCGTGCTCAGGTCACCCCGACCCGGCCCGCCAGCCGCGATCCGGTGCAGGCGCTGGCCCGCCGGCTGGCCGACCGCCGCACGCTGGCGGGCCTGGACGCGGCCCGGCGGCGCAAGGTCGAGCGGCTGCTGGGGCAGGTGGCAGAGCTGCTCGACCAGAACTGA
- a CDS encoding IS5 family transposase (programmed frameshift), translating into MCRYDLTDDQWGKLVPLLLPQRPSRGRPPHDHRRVLNGILWILRSGAPWRDLPERYGKWNSVYVRFRRWTHAGIWQRLLHHLQRDADVKGILDWQTYFVDGTVIRAHPCAAGAPGGQDGQALGRPRGGFSTKLHLRAEGNGKPMAFVLSVGERHEAKYLEPLLNLGRVKRERQGRPRSRPAVLVGDKGYSYPSLRRLLHRRHIQAVIPRRSDQGRPSPFDRTVYRERNKIERLVGRLKRHRRIATRYDKLAMMFEAWVTLACVLEWMDVPSWV; encoded by the exons CTGTGCCGTTATGACCTCACCGACGATCAGTGGGGCAAGCTCGTCCCACTTCTCCTACCTCAACGCCCGTCACGTGGCCGTCCTCCCCATGACCACCGACGGGTGCTGAACGGCATCCTCTGGATCCTTCGCTCAGGCGCGCCTTGGCGCGATCTCCCCGAACGTTACGGTAAGTGGAACAGCGTCTACGTCCGCTTCCGTCGCTGGACGCACGCTGGGATCTGGCAGCGTCTGCTGCACCACCTGCAACGCGATGCCGACGTTAAGGGTATACTCGACTGGCAGACGTACTTCGTGGATGGCACCGTTATCCGCGCGCATCCCTGCGCTGCTGGTGCACCTGGCGGGCAGGACGGCCAGGCGCTTGGCCGTCCGCGTGGCGGGTTCAGCACCAAGCTCCACCTACGCGCGGAAGGGAACGGCAAGCCTATGGCCTTCGTGCTCTCT GTAGGGGAGCGGCACGAAGCAAAGTACCTGGAGCCTCTGCTGAACCTTGGTCGGGTGAAGCGCGAGCGGCAGGGACGACCCCGCTCGCGACCCGCCGTGCTGGTCGGGGACAAGGGTTACAGCTACCCGAGTTTGCGGCGCTTGCTGCACCGACGGCACATCCAAGCCGTGATTCCCAGGCGCTCCGATCAGGGACGACCGAGTCCATTCGACCGCACGGTGTATCGGGAACGAAACAAGATTGAGCGGCTGGTAGGGCGGCTTAAACGGCACCGCCGAATCGCGACGCGCTACGACAAACTCGCCATGATGTTCGAGGCATGGGTGACGCTCGCGTGTGTATTGGAGTGGATGGACGTGCCGAGCTGGGTATAA
- a CDS encoding replication initiator protein A, which translates to MSEKGIKRFDELNIARLSLISVQERIPPDYRDWSVELEDGDRRYKVTCQAMPEYGVPHGIDTDISAALVNLYIDQGSPADGSVTCTPYQLLQMAGLDTSGRYYAALDESLKRLLTTNYFIAEGWRDHPRKRWTNVNFRYIDRLEFSSGEAERLDASSILKITLPQEIARSVRSGYIKPLDLSFMQTLKRPPTRALYRLLDSQRRDPENPERVAMSYQVGLMEWAEACKIVSDRPSMAQRTLDAAHEELLEKGFLKNVEYLGRGKKKLLHYTFGEAFIPPDPLLVQNLAGIGITHTRALQLVREYGEASVADTLERYQAIVASGYKPRSRPAFFVDLLKNPEKYQVPADPLLAPEGPQKAQRASRGGSGARRAAEAPSRPSQEEEGVDAALRARPREEQVEEVMRTLTFLLRNDLKLPELDTLRLALDEGLEDPLDIKTWILRGVSSGQKAAVIRDLRARLSLKPASAQAALPDRLF; encoded by the coding sequence GTGTCCGAAAAAGGAATCAAACGCTTCGACGAACTCAACATCGCCCGGTTGAGCCTCATCAGCGTTCAGGAGCGCATCCCGCCCGACTACCGCGACTGGAGCGTGGAGCTTGAGGACGGCGACCGCCGCTACAAGGTGACCTGCCAGGCGATGCCCGAGTACGGCGTGCCCCACGGCATCGACACCGACATCAGCGCGGCGCTGGTCAACCTGTACATCGACCAGGGGTCACCCGCCGACGGCAGCGTGACCTGCACGCCCTACCAGCTGCTTCAGATGGCGGGGCTGGACACCAGCGGGCGTTACTACGCCGCGCTTGACGAGAGCCTCAAGCGGCTGCTGACCACGAACTATTTCATCGCCGAGGGCTGGCGCGACCATCCGCGCAAGCGCTGGACCAACGTCAACTTCCGCTACATCGACCGCCTGGAGTTCTCGTCCGGCGAGGCCGAGCGGCTCGATGCCAGCAGCATCCTGAAGATCACGCTGCCGCAGGAGATTGCCCGCAGCGTGCGCTCGGGGTACATCAAGCCGCTGGACCTGAGCTTCATGCAGACCCTCAAGCGGCCCCCCACCCGCGCCCTGTACCGCCTGCTGGACTCGCAGCGCCGCGACCCGGAGAACCCCGAGCGGGTCGCGATGTCGTACCAGGTCGGCCTGATGGAGTGGGCGGAAGCCTGCAAGATCGTCAGCGACCGTCCCAGCATGGCGCAGCGCACCCTGGACGCCGCCCACGAGGAGCTGCTGGAAAAAGGTTTCCTGAAAAACGTTGAGTACCTGGGACGCGGCAAGAAAAAGCTCCTGCACTACACCTTCGGCGAGGCGTTCATTCCGCCTGATCCGCTGCTGGTCCAGAACCTGGCCGGCATCGGCATCACCCATACCCGCGCCCTACAGCTCGTCCGCGAGTACGGCGAGGCCAGCGTGGCCGACACCCTGGAGCGTTACCAGGCCATCGTGGCCTCGGGGTACAAGCCGCGCAGTCGCCCGGCCTTTTTCGTGGACCTGCTCAAGAACCCGGAGAAGTATCAGGTGCCCGCAGACCCCTTGCTGGCTCCAGAAGGCCCTCAGAAGGCCCAGCGAGCCTCCAGGGGCGGCAGCGGTGCGCGGAGGGCTGCCGAGGCCCCTTCACGGCCCTCTCAGGAGGAAGAGGGCGTGGACGCGGCCCTGCGCGCCCGCCCCCGCGAGGAGCAGGTCGAGGAGGTCATGCGGACCCTGACCTTCCTGCTGCGCAACGACCTCAAGCTGCCCGAACTCGACACCCTGCGTCTGGCGCTCGATGAAGGGCTGGAAGACCCACTGGACATCAAAACCTGGATTTTGCGGGGCGTGAGCAGCGGGCAAAAGGCCGCAGTGATCCGCGACCTGCGCGCCCGCCTGAGTCTGAAGCCCGCCTCGGCGCAGGCGGCCCTGCCCGACCGCCTGTTCTAG
- the modA gene encoding molybdate ABC transporter substrate-binding protein translates to MIRRSAALPPAPGRTRRALVLLCALLAGGADAARLTVFAASSLTDAFGEIGRAFGAQTGHRMTFSFAGSQTLRTQLTQGARADVFASASAAQFTPLVTAGLIGPGQDFTRNRLVVITPAARPAVRTLADLARPGLRLVIADRAVPAGEATRRTFDLIAASGTYGRDFAERALRNVVSEEPNVRQVALKVQLGQADAAVVYGSDLTPELRRSVRSVALPGQFNPPIAYPIGVLKASQNPEAAQAFVRFVRSPAGQAILRKWGFLSLP, encoded by the coding sequence ATGATCCGGCGAAGCGCGGCTCTTCCTCCGGCGCCAGGCCGGACCCGGCGCGCCCTGGTGCTGCTGTGCGCCCTGCTCGCGGGTGGGGCGGACGCGGCGCGGCTGACGGTCTTCGCGGCGAGCAGCCTGACAGACGCCTTCGGTGAGATCGGGCGGGCCTTCGGCGCCCAGACCGGGCACCGGATGACCTTCAGCTTCGCGGGGTCCCAGACCTTGCGGACCCAGCTGACCCAGGGGGCGCGGGCCGACGTGTTCGCCAGCGCCAGCGCCGCGCAGTTCACGCCGCTGGTCACGGCGGGCCTGATCGGGCCGGGGCAGGACTTTACCCGCAACCGTCTGGTGGTGATCACGCCGGCAGCCCGCCCGGCCGTGCGGACGCTGGCCGATCTGGCGCGGCCCGGGCTGCGGCTGGTGATCGCCGACCGGGCGGTTCCGGCGGGCGAGGCGACCCGGCGCACCTTTGACCTGATCGCGGCGTCCGGGACCTACGGGCGAGATTTCGCGGAGCGTGCCCTGCGCAACGTGGTCAGCGAGGAACCCAACGTGCGGCAGGTCGCGCTGAAAGTGCAGCTCGGGCAGGCCGACGCCGCCGTCGTCTACGGCAGCGACCTCACGCCGGAGCTGCGCCGCAGCGTGCGTTCGGTCGCCCTGCCGGGCCAGTTCAATCCGCCCATCGCCTACCCCATCGGGGTGCTGAAGGCCAGCCAGAATCCGGAGGCGGCCCAGGCCTTTGTGCGGTTCGTGCGCTCGCCTGCGGGACAGGCGATTTTGCGGAAGTGGGGCTTCCTGTCGCTTCCGTGA
- a CDS encoding ParA family protein produces MRTLTFFNHAGGVMKTSLTRDVGHTLSQAGLRVLVIDLDPQANLTDWLGVSGVTREQTVYGTAARGEPLPSPTPAHGLHLIPSDVSLALAEGQMMGVVGAHLHLRQALQDVAAGYDVALIDSPPSLGQLSILGALAADHLVVPVPTRQKGMNALAGLSEAMATYRKLRPDLTVALYVPTLYDARRSHDREALAALQGMLRPLASPVPDRGAVWNDSASAGQPVGVYAPGSPVHQDVLRVSAEIARAVGLGVQIPGVKA; encoded by the coding sequence ATGCGGACGCTGACGTTTTTCAACCACGCGGGCGGGGTCATGAAAACGAGCCTCACGCGCGACGTGGGCCACACGCTCTCTCAGGCTGGTCTGCGCGTGCTGGTCATCGATCTCGATCCGCAGGCCAACCTGACCGACTGGCTGGGGGTATCGGGCGTCACGCGTGAGCAGACCGTGTACGGCACCGCCGCGCGCGGCGAGCCTCTTCCCTCCCCTACCCCGGCGCACGGCCTGCACCTGATTCCCAGCGACGTGTCGCTGGCCCTGGCCGAGGGACAGATGATGGGGGTTGTCGGCGCACACCTGCACCTGCGTCAGGCGCTGCAAGACGTGGCTGCCGGATACGACGTGGCCCTGATCGACAGCCCCCCCAGCCTGGGCCAGCTCTCGATCCTGGGCGCGCTGGCCGCCGACCATCTGGTGGTGCCGGTGCCCACCCGCCAGAAGGGAATGAACGCCCTGGCGGGGTTGTCGGAAGCGATGGCGACCTACCGCAAATTGCGCCCGGACCTGACGGTCGCGCTGTACGTCCCCACCCTCTACGACGCCCGGCGCTCGCACGACCGGGAAGCGCTGGCCGCCTTGCAGGGCATGCTTCGCCCGCTCGCCAGCCCGGTTCCCGACCGGGGCGCGGTGTGGAACGACAGCGCCAGCGCCGGGCAGCCGGTAGGGGTGTACGCGCCCGGGTCGCCGGTGCATCAGGACGTGCTGCGGGTGTCGGCCGAGATCGCGCGGGCCGTGGGCCTCGGCGTACAGATTCCAGGGGTGAAGGCGTGA
- a CDS encoding ABC transporter permease has translation MTSSSTRGDNGARAGGPLHPLPVALSLLMGAFLLLPVAALLLRGLNADFLPTLTSPAVTDALRVSALTTGVALLCTLGLGTPVAYLLARRRFPGRTVLDALLDLPLVLPPVVAGVALLLAFGRTGLLGRPLEVAGVDLAFTPAAVVLAQVFTSAPFYVRAAKAGFLAYDPDVEAAARVDGAGRRATFTRVTLPLALPFLLEGAVLAWARSLGEFGATLLFAGSLQGSTRTVPLAIYSAAESDLAPALVLSAVMVVLAFGVLLLLRLLARR, from the coding sequence GTGACCTCCTCCTCCACCCGTGGGGACAATGGCGCGCGGGCAGGCGGCCCGCTTCATCCGCTGCCGGTCGCGCTGAGCCTGCTGATGGGGGCCTTCTTGCTGCTGCCGGTCGCGGCGCTGCTGCTGCGTGGGCTGAACGCGGACTTTTTGCCCACCCTGACCTCGCCCGCCGTCACGGACGCCCTGCGCGTCAGCGCGCTCACGACCGGCGTGGCGCTGCTGTGCACGCTGGGGCTGGGCACTCCGGTCGCCTACCTGCTGGCGCGCCGGCGCTTTCCGGGCCGCACGGTGCTCGACGCGCTGCTGGACCTGCCGCTGGTGCTGCCGCCAGTCGTGGCGGGGGTCGCGCTGCTGCTGGCGTTCGGACGCACGGGCCTGCTGGGGCGCCCGCTGGAGGTCGCGGGGGTGGACCTGGCCTTTACCCCGGCGGCAGTGGTGCTCGCGCAGGTGTTTACCAGCGCCCCCTTTTACGTGCGGGCCGCCAAGGCTGGATTCCTGGCCTACGACCCCGACGTGGAGGCCGCCGCCCGCGTGGACGGCGCGGGGCGCCGGGCGACGTTCACGCGGGTCACGTTGCCGCTGGCACTCCCTTTTTTGCTGGAGGGCGCGGTGCTCGCCTGGGCGCGGTCGCTGGGCGAGTTCGGCGCGACCCTGCTGTTCGCGGGCAGCCTTCAGGGCAGCACCCGCACCGTGCCGCTGGCGATCTACAGCGCCGCCGAGAGCGACCTTGCCCCCGCTCTGGTCCTCAGCGCGGTCATGGTGGTCCTGGCCTTCGGGGTGCTGCTGCTGCTGCGGCTGCTGGCGAGGAGGTGA
- a CDS encoding DsbA family oxidoreductase — MTPPGVTDVYFDFLCPFAWRGVELASVLRSPERPFRLRHFSLVQGNHPQNPDRKAPAWWLHEQGANEGATHQQGSLRAFLGAQAAARQGEEASWAYALALFRARHEQQGELDSATVIGAADTAGLDLDRFVADLADDAGLRQALGSELRDAAALGVFGTPTFVLPDGNAAYLRFSRLIRDEAEARTLWNLYGEVLHSEAAIETIKRPR; from the coding sequence ATGACCCCGCCCGGCGTGACCGACGTGTATTTCGACTTCCTGTGCCCCTTCGCGTGGCGCGGCGTGGAACTGGCCTCGGTGTTGCGCTCGCCCGAGCGGCCCTTCCGGTTGCGGCACTTCTCGCTGGTGCAGGGCAACCACCCGCAGAACCCCGACCGCAAGGCCCCGGCGTGGTGGTTGCACGAGCAGGGAGCAAACGAGGGCGCCACCCACCAGCAGGGCAGCCTGCGGGCCTTTCTGGGCGCCCAGGCGGCGGCCCGGCAGGGCGAGGAGGCGAGCTGGGCCTACGCGCTCGCGCTCTTCCGTGCCCGTCATGAACAGCAGGGCGAGCTGGACAGCGCAACGGTTATCGGGGCGGCCGACACGGCGGGGCTGGACCTCGACCGCTTCGTGGCCGATCTGGCCGACGACGCCGGGCTGCGGCAGGCACTGGGCAGCGAGCTGCGGGACGCGGCGGCGCTGGGCGTCTTCGGCACGCCGACGTTCGTCCTGCCGGACGGAAACGCAGCTTACCTGCGCTTTTCCCGGTTGATCCGTGACGAGGCCGAAGCCCGTACCCTCTGGAACCTGTACGGCGAGGTCCTGCACTCCGAGGCGGCCATCGAGACGATCAAGCGCCCCCGCTGA
- a CDS encoding aldehyde dehydrogenase family protein, with translation MTTTLTRVPLLIGGQAVQTGRHDTVTNPFSGEALYQVAQADAEHLERALEAAQTALAEYRRWPAHRRADALRRAAALLAGRAETFARTIAAEAGKPLKAARVEVARSVENLGFAADEAAGLSGQGIPLDASRFGEGRLGLTLREPRGVIAAISPFNFPLNLTLHKVGPALAGGNTVILKPAPQTPLTAHLLGELIAEAGFPAGALNVLHGGGELGAALVSAPGVALVTFTGSPQVGEAIKRGSGLKPLVLELGNNSANLVDLDCDVRLAARKLAAASFAYQGQVCIHPQRLIVHADAYETFKAAFLDASRALVVGDPLSETTDVGPLINPAALARLEAWIAEAQTLGGRLLLGGVAQGLLLPPTVLEDVPEEALLVREEAFGPVAVLSRARSWSEAIAAANRSRYGLQTGVFTQNLAHALEAVRDIEAGGVIVNDPSTFRVDQMPYGGIKDSGFGREGARSSLEELTYLKTVVLS, from the coding sequence ATGACCACCACCCTGACCCGCGTGCCCCTCCTGATCGGCGGACAGGCCGTGCAGACCGGGAGACACGACACCGTCACCAACCCTTTTAGCGGAGAAGCGCTCTACCAGGTCGCCCAGGCAGACGCGGAGCACCTGGAGCGGGCGCTGGAGGCCGCGCAGACCGCCCTGGCCGAGTACCGCCGCTGGCCCGCGCACCGCCGCGCCGACGCCCTGCGCCGCGCGGCGGCCCTGCTCGCGGGGCGTGCCGAGACCTTTGCGCGGACCATCGCCGCCGAGGCGGGCAAACCGCTCAAGGCCGCGCGGGTCGAGGTGGCGCGCAGCGTGGAGAACCTGGGCTTTGCGGCGGACGAGGCGGCGGGCCTCAGCGGGCAGGGCATCCCGCTGGACGCCAGCCGCTTCGGGGAGGGGCGACTGGGATTGACCCTGCGTGAGCCTCGGGGCGTGATCGCGGCGATCAGCCCCTTTAATTTTCCGCTGAACCTGACGCTGCACAAGGTCGGCCCGGCGCTGGCGGGCGGCAACACGGTGATTCTCAAACCCGCGCCCCAGACCCCGTTGACCGCCCACCTGCTGGGCGAACTGATCGCGGAGGCGGGGTTTCCGGCAGGAGCGCTGAACGTGCTGCACGGTGGGGGAGAGCTGGGCGCGGCGCTGGTGTCGGCGCCCGGGGTCGCGCTGGTGACCTTTACCGGCAGCCCGCAGGTCGGCGAGGCCATCAAGCGCGGCAGCGGCCTCAAACCGCTGGTGCTGGAGCTGGGCAACAACAGCGCCAATCTGGTGGACCTCGACTGCGACGTGAGGCTGGCCGCGCGCAAATTGGCCGCCGCAAGCTTCGCCTATCAGGGGCAGGTCTGTATCCATCCCCAGCGCCTGATCGTTCACGCGGACGCCTACGAGACCTTCAAGGCCGCCTTTCTGGACGCGAGCCGCGCGCTGGTGGTGGGCGATCCGCTCAGTGAAACGACCGACGTGGGGCCGCTGATCAATCCCGCTGCCCTGGCGCGCCTGGAGGCTTGGATCGCGGAGGCGCAGACGCTGGGCGGCAGGTTGCTGCTGGGCGGCGTGGCCCAGGGGCTGCTGCTGCCCCCCACCGTGCTGGAGGACGTGCCCGAGGAGGCCCTGCTGGTGCGTGAGGAGGCGTTCGGCCCGGTGGCCGTGCTCTCGCGCGCCAGGTCGTGGAGCGAGGCGATCGCCGCGGCCAACCGCAGCCGCTACGGGCTTCAGACGGGGGTGTTCACCCAGAACCTCGCGCACGCCCTGGAAGCTGTGCGCGATATCGAAGCGGGCGGCGTGATCGTGAACGACCCCAGCACCTTCCGGGTGGACCAGATGCCCTACGGCGGCATCAAGGACAGCGGCTTCGGCCGCGAGGGCGCCCGCAGCTCTCTGGAGGAGCTGACCTACCTCAAGACGGTGGTCCTGAGCTGA
- a CDS encoding universal stress protein, translating into MTLRILVPTDFSPAAGAALTVVRAAFPQARTELLHVVPSRSPLAAPLAAGGGGADPSARQRLEALGGGTLVSGSPADEVLRRAREGGADLIALGRVGERGGGPGRVGAVAERVLQGSSVPVLSVPVPSSPAAAPPTRALVLMDFSPGALAALRFLERCWPGLEVHRLHVVDGNALETPFALASLSAPLRGASSWVLQQRNALWEAEARQRLETLGGGEIARGAPAEVALERARGGEYAVLALGASAKRGLDRLLFGSVARRVVQHAPVPVLTARGAPGPTA; encoded by the coding sequence ATGACGCTGCGTATCCTGGTTCCGACCGACTTTTCCCCGGCGGCGGGGGCGGCCCTCACGGTGGTGCGGGCGGCCTTTCCCCAGGCCCGGACCGAGCTGCTGCACGTGGTCCCGTCCCGCTCGCCCCTGGCGGCCCCTCTGGCGGCGGGAGGAGGAGGAGCCGACCCTTCCGCACGCCAGCGCCTGGAGGCCCTGGGCGGCGGCACCCTGGTTTCGGGGTCCCCCGCCGACGAGGTGCTGCGCCGCGCGCGCGAGGGCGGCGCCGACCTGATCGCGCTGGGCCGGGTGGGCGAGCGCGGGGGCGGGCCGGGGCGCGTCGGTGCGGTGGCCGAACGGGTGCTGCAAGGCTCGTCGGTCCCGGTGCTGAGCGTGCCGGTGCCCAGCTCACCCGCTGCGGCCCCGCCCACCCGGGCGCTGGTGTTGATGGACTTCTCGCCGGGCGCGCTGGCTGCCCTGCGCTTTCTGGAGCGCTGCTGGCCGGGCCTGGAGGTCCACCGCCTGCATGTTGTGGACGGCAACGCGCTGGAGACGCCCTTCGCCCTCGCGTCCCTCTCCGCGCCGCTGCGTGGGGCGAGTTCGTGGGTTCTTCAGCAGCGCAACGCGCTGTGGGAGGCAGAAGCCCGGCAGCGCCTGGAGACGCTGGGCGGCGGCGAGATCGCCCGGGGCGCCCCGGCCGAGGTCGCGCTGGAGCGCGCGCGGGGCGGCGAGTACGCGGTGCTGGCCCTAGGTGCGAGCGCCAAACGTGGCCTCGACCGCCTGCTGTTCGGCTCGGTCGCCCGCCGGGTGGTGCAGCACGCCCCGGTTCCCGTGCTGACGGCCCGGGGCGCCCCGGGACCCACGGCCTGA